In Leptospira bourretii, the genomic window TCTAAAGACAAAGAGTCATTTTTCTCACCACTTGCTAACAGATGTAAGATTGACTTTTTTCTCCAAATGTAAATGCTGTATAACAAAATGGCACCTAACCAAGAACATAGGACAAAAAATCCATAAAAAACAGTCATACTGCCCCATTGGTTTTGGTATCCTGATAAAATTCCTGCTGCGTAATGCCCAAAGGCATTGGATAAAAACCAAATCCCCATAAGAACCGATGCATATTTCACTGGAGCCATTTGGCTGACAAAGGACAAACCCACAGGAGAAAGACAAAGTTCACTCAAGGTATTCCAAAAATACACAAAAACTAAAAAAAGAATCGAAACTGAGATTCCTGTTTCTGCTATTTCTCCGGCCACCACCATCACAAGAAAACCAATCCCCAGTAGAACCAAACTCAGTACAAATTTCAAAACTGGATTGGGATTCCTGTTCTTTTTGGCTAAGGAAGTCCAAATAATAGAAACAAGTGGTCCAAAAAGAAGAATAAACAAAGGGTTGATGGATTGTAATACGGAAGCTGGAATTTCAAAACCAAAAAGAGACCGATCCGTATTTCGTAGGGCAAATAAATTAAGAGAAGAACCCATTTGTTCGAAGGCCATCCAAAAGAAAATACTAAAAAAAGAAAGAAGGACTATGAGTAAAATTTTTGGTTTGGTTTGATGGTCCGATAAACTTGCGCTAGATGGTAACAAAAAATCGTTTCCCTTTTTCCAAATGGAACTTGGCAGGCGTTTGCTTCCGAAATAAAAAACAATCATTCCAATACCCATACCAACACCGGCGGATAAAAAACCCAAATGCCAATCGACCCTTTCGCCTAAACTTCCACAAATGATAGGACCTATGAGACCACCTAAATTGATTCCCATATAAAAAATCGTAAACCCACTGTCTCGTAAACCAGGTTTTTCAATGTACAATCTTCCAAAGATGGTAGACATATTGGGCTTAAAAAATCCATTTCCTAAAGCAAGTAAAACAAGGCCTAAATAGAAAAATGAAAGGTCAGAAAAGGCAAGAGAAATATGCCCACATAACATTAAAAAGCTGCCAAGATAAATAGAAAACTGATAACTAAAAAAACGATCTGTTAGGTATCCCCCAAGAACTGGCGTTAGATAAACAAAACTGGTATAAAAAGCGTAAACTGCTCCTGCATCTGCATCAGAAAAACCCAAAGACTTTACTAAATACAAAACAAGGAGTGCCCTCATTCCATAATAACTCAAACGTTCCCACATTTCGGTGAGAAACAGTGGAGTGATCCCCTTCGGGTGTATATGCGATTCTATTTGGTCCTGCTTTTCCAAATGGTTTCCTCTTGTCCTATTGCATGATTCACAAAACGTGCTGCCGCAAATAAATAATCTGAAAGACGATTGAGGTAAATTCTTAAATCGGAATGGATTACTCCTCCCGATTCAATAAAAACAAGTAGGTCTCTTTCTAAACGCCTACAAGTCGTACGAGCGATATGGAGAGCACTTGCCATAGATGATCCACCAGGAAGAATAAAAAATTTAATCTCGGGAAGAACTTCCATCAATCGATCAATTTCTTTTTCCAAACTTTCCACATCACTCAGATGAACTACTGTTCCCTCTTTCGAATCTCTAGGCACATACCCTGCAAGTTCCGATCCAATTTCAAAAAGAAAACTTTGAATGCTCTTTAAATACTCAAGAAAGTTCGATCCCAAGCTAAGGTCTTTGGCAAAAGAAAGGGCCAGGCCAATTGTACTATTCAATTCATCACAACTTCCGTATAGATCCACTCTTGGATCTGTTTTGGAGACCTTGATTCCAGAGGCAAGGTAGGTCTGACCACCATCGCCAAATTTGGTGTAGATTTTCAATTTCCGACTCCTCTTTTGGTTAAATTTTCTTTACAGACCTTAGTTTTTTAGTATAGAATCATCTGGAAAGGCAAAATTCACGGAAGAACCAAGGGCAGGCAACCCCTTCTCTTCCCGATGGAAACGGACTCCTGGGCAGTGTTTTTTACTTTTCTCCGCATGTAGGGAAACAGGCGGGTCATGGACACACAGGAGGGTGTGACAATGATTATCAATCACAACATAAGTGCGCTTGTTGCAAAACGAGCGCTCACGAATACCGGGCGTGATATGGACAAGTCCATGGAGCACCTAGCAACGGGTATGCGAATCAACAGAGCAGGAGATGACTCTCTGGGATTTGCAGTGTCCGAAAAATTAAGATCACAAATTCGGGGCCTTGGCCAAGCAGAACGAAATACTCAGGATGGTATGTCGTTCATCCAAGTGACCGAAGGATCTTTAGACCAAGTAAACTCCATCTTACAGAGGTTACGTGAACTTTCCGTCCAATCCTCGAACGGGATTTACTCTAACGAAGACAGAAAACTGGTTCAGTTAGAAGTATCCCAACTTGTGGAAGAAGTGGAAAGGATCGGAACTTCTGCTGAGTTTAACAAAATCAAACCATTGGATGGACGGTTTTCTCGTGCTTCCAAAAATCCAATGACTTTGCAAGTGGGTGCGAACGGTTCAGAGAAAATAGAACTCTATATCAACACGATGACAAGTTCTTCACTCAAACTAAAAACAGCTGGAGCCAAGTTGACTCTATCAACTCCGAATAAGGCTTCCGATTCGCTCCAAGTTTTGGATGATGCGATCACCAAGGTCAACCGACTGAGGTCTGATCTCGGAGCCTATTACAACCGATTGGATTTAACTTTGAAATCACTGAGTAATAACTATGTGAACATTGTTTCTTCTGAATCGCAAGTAAGGGATGCTGATATGGCAACGGAAATGGTCGAATATTCCAAAAACCAAATTCTTACCAAATCAGGTGTGGCGATGCTTGCACAAGCAAACCTCCGACCGGAATCCGTAGTAAAACTCCTCACGGACAGATACTAATCCGATCGAAAAAGAAACGGAAATCCTCCTTGCAAACAAGGAGGATTTCTTCAAACTTTGTCCTTATACTTCACGAACAGTGTAAGCGAGGACAAACACTTTGAAACAAATCATCTCAGGACTTCTTTCCCTATCATTACTTTCCACAATCTCTTGTGGATTATCTGACAATACAAAAAGACTTATCTTAAGCACTTCGATTGGGTGTGGCGTTGGTCTTGCGCTTGGTGCAGTTTACGACGAAACACAACGTAAAAAAGATTCTAAAGACAAAAAGAACGACATCCAAAGACAAATCAAATCCTCATTGGCTATGGAAAAGAAAAAACCACAAAACAAAGGTAAGATTGTAGGTCTCGGAGCAGGATGTTTGGCAGGCCTTGGAACTGGTTTTTATCTCAATACAATGTACGACAACATGGCAGAAGAGATGAAAAAACAAGGAATCACTCTTACCAAAAGTGAAAGAGGCGGAGAAACAGTTGCTCTAACTGCAACTATGGATGGAGGGATTGCTTTCGAAGATGGAAAGGCCGACCTCAAAGGAAAAGGTAAAGAAAATATTGATAAGTTGGCTGAAGCACTAGCAGCCTATCCAGAAACCAAAGTCAATATCTCAGGACATGCCAATAAAACTGGTTCAGAAGATCTCAACCTAAGCCTTTCCAAAGATCGGGCAGTGACTGCAAAAAATGCTCTCACGAGCAACGGTGTGGAAAGCAAACGAATTGGAAACATTGAAGGACTAGGTTCTTCTTCACCTCTCAAAGGAGTTGATCCAAAAGATGGATCCAACCGACGTGTAGAAGTGGAAATTGTTCCCGCAAGTTAATCAATTTAAGACATAAAAAAGGGACAGAATGTCCCTTTCGTCTGCGTAAAAAAGCCTACAGTCTTTGTAGGCTTTGATTCAATCTCTTCAAAACCAATTTACATTCCGAGACCTGGAAATCCGCCCATGGCCTGCATTTGTTTGGCGGCACCGGCTTGTGCGTCTTGCAAAGCCTTTGTATAAGCTTCCTGGATGGACTTTTCTAGAAGATTTTTATCTTTTTTATCAATCAATTCATCTTCAATCTGAATGGATTTCATTTGGAACTTTCCATCCAAAGTAACAGAGAGAAGTTTGTTTTTTGAAATTCCTACAAAATTGAGACCGGCAAGTTCCTTTTCCATGGTTTTTACCTGCGATCGCATTTTTTTCATCTGTTTGAGCATATCAAACTTGTTTCCGCCCGCTCCACCGAACATAATCACCTCTTTTCCTTTCAGGATTATTTTTCTTAAAAAGAAGGCAAATATAAAACTTCTCCTTGTCGATAATGAAATTATGATCCATCCAAATTCTCCATACAAACGAATCTGGGATCTTTTTGTATTTATTTGTATTACTTACTTTGCCATTGAAGTGCCAATTCGTCTGGTCTTTCACTATAAACTTTCTGCCGGAGTGAATTACTTTGAAAGAGCGATCCAAATTGTATTTGGAATTGATGTAATTTTAAATTTTAACACTGCGATTTTAAAAGACCGACTCCTCATTCATAATAGAAAAATTGTCACAAAAAATTATTTACGCTCATGGTTTCTCATCGATTTTTTATCTGCTTTTCCCTTTGATCTCTTTGGGGGATTTTTTTTCCAATACTTCGGTGTGACCGATAGTTTAAAAATTTTGCGCCTGCTCCGATCAGTTCGAGTTTTTGAACTTTTTAAATCACTTAGACTTTTGGCCTTGGGTGCGGATTCCGATGACCGTTTCAAACTGGTCGAAGTGATCAATCCTATGACCTTTCGATTGATCTTTTTTGTGTATTGGACAAGTTTATTTGCACATTGGGTGGCTTGCGGATGGATCCACCTTGGTCCAGAGTTT contains:
- a CDS encoding peptide MFS transporter; its protein translation is MEKQDQIESHIHPKGITPLFLTEMWERLSYYGMRALLVLYLVKSLGFSDADAGAVYAFYTSFVYLTPVLGGYLTDRFFSYQFSIYLGSFLMLCGHISLAFSDLSFFYLGLVLLALGNGFFKPNMSTIFGRLYIEKPGLRDSGFTIFYMGINLGGLIGPIICGSLGERVDWHLGFLSAGVGMGIGMIVFYFGSKRLPSSIWKKGNDFLLPSSASLSDHQTKPKILLIVLLSFFSIFFWMAFEQMGSSLNLFALRNTDRSLFGFEIPASVLQSINPLFILLFGPLVSIIWTSLAKKNRNPNPVLKFVLSLVLLGIGFLVMVVAGEIAETGISVSILFLVFVYFWNTLSELCLSPVGLSFVSQMAPVKYASVLMGIWFLSNAFGHYAAGILSGYQNQWGSMTVFYGFFVLCSWLGAILLYSIYIWRKKSILHLLASGEKNDSLSLDLNRI
- a CDS encoding YbaB/EbfC family nucleoid-associated protein, translating into MFGGAGGNKFDMLKQMKKMRSQVKTMEKELAGLNFVGISKNKLLSVTLDGKFQMKSIQIEDELIDKKDKNLLEKSIQEAYTKALQDAQAGAAKQMQAMGGFPGLGM
- a CDS encoding OmpA family protein; the protein is MKQIISGLLSLSLLSTISCGLSDNTKRLILSTSIGCGVGLALGAVYDETQRKKDSKDKKNDIQRQIKSSLAMEKKKPQNKGKIVGLGAGCLAGLGTGFYLNTMYDNMAEEMKKQGITLTKSERGGETVALTATMDGGIAFEDGKADLKGKGKENIDKLAEALAAYPETKVNISGHANKTGSEDLNLSLSKDRAVTAKNALTSNGVESKRIGNIEGLGSSSPLKGVDPKDGSNRRVEVEIVPAS
- a CDS encoding cob(I)yrinic acid a,c-diamide adenosyltransferase; this encodes MKIYTKFGDGGQTYLASGIKVSKTDPRVDLYGSCDELNSTIGLALSFAKDLSLGSNFLEYLKSIQSFLFEIGSELAGYVPRDSKEGTVVHLSDVESLEKEIDRLMEVLPEIKFFILPGGSSMASALHIARTTCRRLERDLLVFIESGGVIHSDLRIYLNRLSDYLFAAARFVNHAIGQEETIWKSRTK
- a CDS encoding flagellin gives rise to the protein MIINHNISALVAKRALTNTGRDMDKSMEHLATGMRINRAGDDSLGFAVSEKLRSQIRGLGQAERNTQDGMSFIQVTEGSLDQVNSILQRLRELSVQSSNGIYSNEDRKLVQLEVSQLVEEVERIGTSAEFNKIKPLDGRFSRASKNPMTLQVGANGSEKIELYINTMTSSSLKLKTAGAKLTLSTPNKASDSLQVLDDAITKVNRLRSDLGAYYNRLDLTLKSLSNNYVNIVSSESQVRDADMATEMVEYSKNQILTKSGVAMLAQANLRPESVVKLLTDRY